The DNA window TAAGCGCCAGTATTGACGGAGTTTGCTGAACAACTCTATCGAGATAGTTGATGATTCCAGGAAGACGACGCTGATAAACACCCACTCCTTGTACTTGACTCGTTTGTTACGACGAAATTGTGGCAACAGACTCCCGCTTGACAGTATCTATTCTTGCGTGAATACACCCGGATAGTCGTGTTTGACGGTTTTCGACGATGTACACCTCAACATGCGTGAAAATGTCCTTCACAACTGCGGGGCCGATTATATGGTCGTCCACAGCATTGTTCGTTGCTCGCCAGACCTGTCCGACAGCACGTAACAAGTTGGTGTCAGGGGAGGGATCCCAGACACGGGCATATTCCGTCATGATCTCTTTGAGGGCCTCGTAACCACGATGGAGCGGGCACACAAATAAATGCATATCGTCGAACTAACACGTAGCTTGTCTCGTAGTGCGAGGTCTTATTGTAGGTTCATTCGGGGATCATGTACTCGTGTGATCCGGGAATCCCGTTTGTGGCAGTAGTTGGAACGAGTTCGATTTCGATCCCGTTACGCGTATACAGTAGTTTGCCCTGAGAGGACGGTAAAGAGTTGCTCGAACGCTTTGTTGATATCGACGCGGTTGAGTTAGTCAAAGACGAGCGGCTTATTGCGTTGATAATTTTCGCGTCGATCTTTGAACCGATATAGAATCAGGCCGGGTGAGAGTTCGAGTGATCCATCAGAGTCTGGTCGGTCTATGGAATGTATCGGCCCACTGTGTCGAACGACGATTAAACCTCACTTTGTCGGTGGGCCTGTGAACATCCGTCAGGTGGTGCCGAAAGATGCGATTCCAAGCGTCGACGACCCCGCGTTCGGAACGGCGTATTTCGGCGACGGCAACGACGACGTTATCGACGTCAAGACAACGCCAACGAAGTCGCACCCGGTTTGCATCCTCGATTATCACAAAATCGTCAACGACGTGCTCGATCGCGGCGATGAAACGGTTCTGATCGCGGTGATATGGTGCCCGCTCTGTGGCAGCGGGGTCGTCAACGACTGAACGATCGGCGCTTGGCGTTGAGATCGTGCCGGTTCAACCGTAGATCGTTACTGTGCCAGCCCCAAGAACCACGACGCTTGCGGCGGCTACGACCTGCCAGGTGACCCGCTCAAGTCGTGGGAGAAATAGCCACGACAACACTGCGATGACGAGTGGGCTGGTTTGGATGATTGGAACGACGACGACCACGTCTGTCAACTCCAGGGCGGCATAGTAGGTGAGCAGGAATAGCGTGTTCGCGATACCCGCGGCAGTGAACCACAACGTCGACGGACTGTTGAGCGAAGGCCGGTTGATATCGACCCCCCGCCACTGGAGATACGCGATGGCTCCCGCAATCGCCGTGATCGTCTTCAGTGAGAGACCGACGAGTAGAGGCGTTCCCTCTCTAAATCCGACCTTCGCAAGCGTTGGTTCGACGCCGTAAAGGAAAGCCGCCCCGAGTGGGAACATCAGCCACAACCATTTTCGCTCACTCCCACCAGCTGGCCGGTCTCGCGTAGTTTCGCGGGTGATCCAGGCGACCCCGAGGACGATACAGACGATCCCAGCCAGGTGTCCGAGGGATACGGATTCGCCAAGGAGCAGGACAGCAATCAGCGTCGCGTGGAGGGGCTGTGACGCCTTAATCGGCTCCGTCCGACTCGCGCCGATTCGGTTGATGCTGGCATAGTAACACGCCCGCCCAAGGATCGTGCCCACGACACCAGTCGCGGCGAACGCGGCGACTGACAGCGGAGTGAGCGAATACGCCGGGAAGTACGTAACGGCGGCCGCAGGCGTCAGTACCGCGACGTTCACCGCCAGAACGACTACGAGCGCGTTCGTTGTTCGCCCCTCTCGGGAACCTTGGCGAATGCAGATTGCCTGGGTCGCGACTAGGGCGGCAGCGAAGGCAGCGAGCGTGACTCCGAGGAAGTCACCGCCCCCCGTCGATCCGATCGGCGAGACGGTCACGGTTCGGTCGGTTCGACGGCGGTGATCACTCTGACCCCGCTTGCGGGCGGTGTCCGTCGTCGTCCCTGATCCCGTCGTCGCGATCGTAGACGCGGCGCCCTCCTTTGATCACCGTCTCGGCGTTGTTCACGGCGAAGTTGTAGGGGACGTGGACGTGCGAAGGAACGTCAGCGATAACGAGATCGCCCGGCGCGCCCGCTTCGAGCGACCCGGTGCCGTCGTTGCGGTCGATAGCGCTCGCTGCGTTGACCGTCGCGGCGACCGTCGCCTCCGCTGGCGTCATGCGCATCCCGATGCAGCCTAGCGCGACCGCGAACTGCATGCTCTGGGAGAAGCAGTTCGGATTGAAGTCCGTTGCCAGCGCGACCGGCGCATTGGCGGATCGGAACGCATCGACGTCGGCGTAGTCCTCGCCAAGCGAAAACGCGGTACCCGGGAGACACACCGGCGTGACGCCGGCTTCAGCGAGCATTTCGGCATCGTTGCCGGACGCATGCAGGAGGTGGTCCGCACTCGCTGCTCCGAGATCGGCGGCCAACTGCGCGCCCCCGAGTCGGGTA is part of the Halosolutus amylolyticus genome and encodes:
- a CDS encoding DUF3179 domain-containing (seleno)protein, whose amino-acid sequence is MNIRQVVPKDAIPSVDDPAFGTAYFGDGNDDVIDVKTTPTKSHPVCILDYHKIVNDVLDRGDETVLIAVIWCPLCGSGVVND
- a CDS encoding DMT family transporter — protein: MTVSPIGSTGGGDFLGVTLAAFAAALVATQAICIRQGSREGRTTNALVVVLAVNVAVLTPAAAVTYFPAYSLTPLSVAAFAATGVVGTILGRACYYASINRIGASRTEPIKASQPLHATLIAVLLLGESVSLGHLAGIVCIVLGVAWITRETTRDRPAGGSERKWLWLMFPLGAAFLYGVEPTLAKVGFREGTPLLVGLSLKTITAIAGAIAYLQWRGVDINRPSLNSPSTLWFTAAGIANTLFLLTYYAALELTDVVVVVPIIQTSPLVIAVLSWLFLPRLERVTWQVVAAASVVVLGAGTVTIYG